TTTTACAGGAATCTAACCTCTTCTGATACTTCAATACTCGGGACATTTATGGGAGCCACTTCTTAGGGGTTCAAATCTCTTTAAGACAACAACATAAataaagccttagtcccaaaaattttggggCCACCTATGGATCCTCGACAAGTTAGTTAGGGTTGACCACATGTATTATTTTCCTCTATTCTATTCTACCTGAAGtcataccaaaaaaagaaagtaaaaagaaacCAGGTGGGTTGGAAGAATATTTTTGCTTATTTCTCaggttttaaatttttcacTGACCTAATACTGGAACACTAGAAGATCTAAGGGTAGTAGGGTACccaaaaaacagaaacaaaacttTCTGAAGATATTAGTTAACAAGAGTCAGAAAATATACCCACGAACAGGAATTGAGACCTTTCTAGCAGCAAGAGTGACGTCAGAGTACCGAGTGAGACTATCTTTGATGCTACAGTTAATATTTGACTTTGAGAAAGCCTCAGATGCTGAGGCAAAAATGGCTACTTCCTTGGCTCCAGCAGCAACAGCTGcttcaaaaccctagaagaaagaaaaatatggaATAATTTCCTCCATACATATTCTAGATTAATTTATAATTGTATGTTTCTCTACCAAAGAAACCTTACTTTAAGATTAGGAGTTAATACTGGAAATCTGGCAGCTTCAACATTTCGAATTGCTTCCATTACATCCTTTGCATCTGCTAGCTAAGTCAAGAATAAAGAAGTTCAAAAAGGCAGCATTTTAGTCTGTATAGAAGGATTGCCCCCTTcaaaaattgaatgaaatttatGAATGCATAAGTCCATACAACAAATCTATACGTACAATTACAGAAACCACAACTTTACCTTCAATGAAAATGTGTTATTTAaagatgcttctttttttttttttcttttttcttttttttggctaacGATTATTTAAAGATGCTGTAAAGTATTCAAAGAAGATAACACTAAACAGATACAATCATGGTGAAATATAGTATAGTagaagaaataacaaaaaaatgactttcgagccaaagaaaaaattattaacccTATGATTTTaagacattttttattttatttctactaaTGTGGCACACATTTGAAGACATATGTGAACTCAGCAGCGTAAAATTTAAGCCAGTGATTGTAGTACCATGAAATTTAAGGAAGTGATTGTATTAACAGAAGCAAAGAAGTAAAagattattaaaaacaaatggtggagagagagagattatattATATCATCCTTAATAGTTTTCTTACTAGCCCCGCTTAAGTAGGGCTTCATCTTTCACTATAACAAACTACTTGAACCCAAATCCTTTTTGCAGCCCAGATGTCTCTTTAGGACCTTCATTAGCAACATTACAATCCCACTTAGTTGGTGCTACAGTCAGCCCTAGGGCCACACAACAAGATAAACTCAGTTGACATTTTTTCGGTTATTAAATTTTTGCTACCCTGCATCATTCAGGATGCATCCCTCTATTGCGTTTCCATttgcacacaatttttttatttgttcgcTCTCACAAAATGGGCAAGTTAGGCATAgagtcataaaaaataaataaataaataaactctttCCAATaggataaataagaaaatggCAGTAGCAGCTGCAACAAGAGCTGAATATGCAACAATTCAAGGGCACATAACTAGATGGAAGTTAAGTTGTTACTCGTATGGTTAAATCATATAACAATAAGCCTAGTTCTGATATCAGCATTCAATGATTAGAAAACTCAGCTTTCAAGTATCATGATAGGCCTATATTAATAAGGCAATTCAATCATCGTTAACTGCACAGCCTCTCACCCAACTAGAAATATCCTAGTTTGTCAAGGTGTGTAGGGAATACAAGGAATGCTAAAGTTTTGCTAGGTAAAAGGTTATGGCAATTTACCACAGAGAAAGATGCTCTCTGGAGAAAGGCAGAGGAGTGTAAATATGGTAGTGAATGGGGTGGGTGGTGTTCAAAGAAGGGTAGGGGAGGGTATGGTGCTCGTATGTGGAAGTATATTCGATTGGGGTGGATTCTCCTTTCCGGGTGTATTGAGAAAATTTCTCAAGTGGGAATGGAGCTAATGCTTGATTTTGAGTTTATTGGTGGTGTCAGAATGATGCTCTGAAAGATGCCTTCCCTAAATAGTATCGTATTGCTCAGAATAGTGAGGCTGCTGTGGAGGACTATATGAATTGGAACAATGGATCAATGCACTGGAATATCACCTTTGCAAGAGCTTTTCATGATTGGGAGATAAATATGTTGACTGCTTTTATAGAAACCATTTATTCAGCAAAAATTAGAAGGGATGTAAACGACCAAATTTGTTGGAGACCTATAAGAGTGGGATATTTGAGGTGAAATCATTTTATTAGGTGCTTTATACTGGGGATGtacatttttttccccaagAAGAGCATTTGGAATGCAAAAGTTCATATTAAGGTAGCATTCTTTACATGGACCACTGCTTTGGGGCAAATTCCTACATTGGATAATTTACACCGTCTGGTGTCAAATGTGTAAGAAGAACAGGGAGAATGGTGATCGCTTATTGCTACACTATGAGCATGCTAGAGAGTTATGGTCACTAGTGTTCTGCTTGTTCAGGGTGCAGTGGATCTTCACAGAGTTCTCGATTTACTGGCATGCTGAAAAAGGAGTTTTGCTAAACATGGCAAGGTTGATATTTGGAATTCTATTCGTTTGTGTCTtatgtggactatttggaggGAGCATAATAAAGTGCTTGAAGGTTTGGAAAGGACCACAACAAAGCTGAAGTTGATCCTTCTATGAGTTTGTTCGACTAGATGGCAGTGTTACCATGCCATACTTACTCTACCTTGTTAGATTTTATCGATTGCTGTAACTTTTCTTGATGTTGTAGCCATCTAGGTAGAAACCTTCTGTAGTGGGTGGTATTAggttttctttaataaattttctttacttacacaaaaaaataaataaataaaaatttctaacaaaCCTCAAACATATCAAAATGCATAAGATGCCAAGCCTCAACAACAAACACTATAAAgactcataaatttttttttttttttttaaatctgtataaatgagaaaaattgaatttgtaaaagaCTACAAAGAACAAAAAGGAAATGACCTTCTAACATATTTTCCTAGAATAAGGAGACCAATCAACCTGTATTTATGAGAGCAGAGAGATGAAGGAACAATCAAAGTATAAATCCTGAGCAAAGAAGTCCACAACAAGGCAGATTATCTCTTATAGACAACAAAATCCATGTTTACCTGTGGTACCCATTTTGGTGAAACAAAACTTGTGGCCTCAACAACAGGCAACCCTGAAGAAACAAGCATTTTTATCAACTCAACCTTTACAGCAGTGGGTACAATGTTGTTCTCATTTTGCAATCCATCCCTTGGACCAACCTCCACTATCTTCACAAATCCTGGAATACTTCTAAGAAACTGCAGTGTCGTACATAGtattagaaaataaaacctCCATAACAACCATAATGAAATTTCTAAAATGAAATGTAGAAATAGACATATTATTACTATACGATATTCTAAAAACAACAAATCATGCCAAGATTAAAGGCTAGAGAAGTAAACTTGGTAAAGTATCCTATTCATTGTTAAAGGACTTGAAAAAAGGATCCTACAATTAGAGAACATGTGAAACCTATTACTCCTGCCCTCCATAGCTCACAACAAAATTTCTAATTACAATACATAGAGATAACAAAGTCTATAAAGATCCATTTACCTTATTTGAGAACTCCACTGTGCTATAAGGACGATTTACAGAACACAAAGCACTATGAGCATTACCAAGTGCCTGATAATTCCCACCAACGCTTGCAAGCACCCCATTTATCATATCTCTCCGATAGACATTCCTTGTTTGTTTTATCTGTAAGAATGCCTCTCTTGTGTACtcatgactaaaaaaaaaaaagaagggaactAAAATTCTTGGTTATTTTGTTAAGAATGAATTATCAAACAAAGTACAGCACTAGAGGAAAACCTCTTGAGTGTATCAGCTCCAACTGTTGAGTGATTGGTAACACCATGTGGTTCCTCCAAAATTGGCATGACTGGCACAATCCTATCAACCAAGAATTTGCTATTCCGCAAAAACCTATCCAAACCCCGTGCCGCTAGCATTGCATCAACAGCCTAAAATGACTTTGTATGACTCTAGTTCCTCTGATTgcaaaagggagaaaaagatGCTTTATCAATGATCACTAAAATCATAATTCAAGAACCTAAGACTTATCACAGCTTGAAAAGGCTTCTGAGACCATagtttagttcaaatttgactTTCATTCTTGCCCAGTTGTCATTTTATCTTTCAATACAATTTATGAACAATCTGAGGAAATATTATTCAATGAATCAATAAAAGCAATGAAACATCTATGACAAATCAGCAATAGagcatcaaaattttaaaacccatAAGGAAGGaagtaatcaaacaaaattataatattgtaGAAACTAATGATAAAACTTTAACAAAAGGGTCGATGAGTTGCATGGGTCAGAAGCATCTAATCAAACAAGTTCAATCATGAAGAAGCATTTCATCGAACACCTTGTGTGCATGactcaaaaattttcaaatttcgtacaaataaaactcaaaattattcaaattcagAGCACACGTTTTTACAAACAAAATTGGAAATAGAAAGAGCTTACCTTGGGAACCCAGAGGTTTCCAATGGCAATGAGGAAAGCCCGAGTGGCAATGATAGCGTTTGGAGGGTATTTTCGTAAAACTAAGTGTCTAGATTAagggcaaaaaagaaaagaaaaaaaatttggaccatTTCTCGATTTATGCGTGTCATCCTTGCGCAGGGGCCATGCTAATCTTCTCTGTATCGTTCCAATTTTATCGGATGTCCCCGAAGGGACACTAGTCACTTACAGCGTGTTGAATATAAACGCTATCATTTTATTGCTTCTTTGCGATGTGGGATTCGGGCACTGACCCCTTGTTAAGTTAAAACAGGTGCTATGGCCAGGCCCAAACTTACTAATCCACCTTCTCATCCTAGTGGGCTCTCTTTGGAGAGTAGTGAATTCACTACAAATTCATGCATGAAATAAAcccatttaattttaaaattataatacatgcatgaaataaattaatatattaaatacaaaaaaaaaaaaatcgaatttAAATACAGTTTACCACCTTTGTTTATGTTAACTAcatcaagtctccaagagggagtttcacagacgtatacacttagattaggctagagtataattctatcttgtatcaaaaaaaaaagggataattacactttacccacctgtggtttacctctaattctatgtgcctacccgtggtt
The sequence above is drawn from the Quercus robur chromosome 7, dhQueRobu3.1, whole genome shotgun sequence genome and encodes:
- the LOC126693332 gene encoding uncharacterized protein LOC126693332, yielding MLAARGLDRFLRNSKFLVDRIVPVMPILEEPHGVTNHSTVGADTLKSHEYTREAFLQIKQTRNVYRRDMINGVLASVGGNYQALGNAHSALCSVNRPYSTVEFSNKFLRSIPGFVKIVEVGPRDGLQNENNIVPTAVKVELIKMLVSSGLPVVEATSFVSPKWVPQLADAKDVMEAIRNVEAARFPVLTPNLKGFEAAVAAGAKEVAIFASASEAFSKSNINCSIKDSLTRYSDVTLAARKVSIPVRGYISCVVGCPVEGVVPPAKVAYVAKELYDMGCSEISLGDTIGVGTPGTVIPMLEAVMDVVPVDRLAVHFHDTYGQALSNILVSVQMGISTVDSSVSGLGGCPYAKGASGNVATEDVVYMLHGLGVKTNVNLGKLMLAGDFISKHLGRPSGSKTAVALSKATSHTSKL